The following nucleotide sequence is from Agromyces sp. SYSU T00194.
CGCCACGCTCCGAGCACGCTGACCGGTTCGTTCGAGGACCAGATCGCCCGGCGGGGGCCGTCGTCGCCGTTGAACAACGCCCGCTCCGCTGCGACCAGATCGTGGTGCACCCACGAGAGGAATTCCTGATGATCGCTCATGCCCTCAGCATCCTCCGGTGCGCAGGCGGGCACAACCGGGCGCGCGGGTGTCTCGAGCGACACCCCTTCCGAATGTTGACGTCAACATGTAGAGTCGCGATCGTACCGTGTTGACGTCAACACGGAGCATCCACACCTTCCAACGACGAAAGGGGACGGCGTCGATGTCGATGTCGTACGGAAGACGGCGGGCCGCTGCGATCGCAGCGAGCGCCGCCATCGCAGCAGGGGCGCTCACCGTCGCCCCCGCCATCGAAGCCGAGCCGGCCCATGCCGCCGACGGCCTCACGATCACACCCAACCCGTGGTACGCGGGCGAGTCGTTCGAGGGCTGGGGCACCAGCCTCGTCTGGTTCGCCAACGCCACGGGCGACTACCCGGAGGAGCTCCGCGAGGACCTGTACCAGGCCGTGTTCGGCGAGGACGGCCTCGACCTGAACATCGCCCGGTACAACATCGGCGGCGGCAACGCCTCCGACGTGGTCGACTACCTGCGCCCGGGCGGCGCGGTCGACGGCTGGTGGGCACCCGACCCCGACGGCGGAGCCGGCGTGTACGACGGCGCCGCGACCACCTACGGCGAGCGCGACCAGGTGCTCGCCGCGTACGACGCAGACGACCCCGCGCAGTACGACTGGAGCGCCGACGCGACCCAGCGCTGGTGGATCGAGCGCCTCACGGCCGACGACCAGATCAGCCACTGGGAGACGTTCGCGAACTCGGCCCCCTACTTCATGACCGAGAGCGGCTACGTGTCGGGTGGCTTCAACTCGAGCGCCGAACAGCTGAAGCCCGCCGCGATCGACGACTTCGCGACCTACCTCGTGAACGTCACCGCGCACCTCGAGCAGGAGTACGGCATCGACGTCGACACGATCGATCCGCTCAACGAGCCGAACACGAACTACTGGGGCACGACGATCTCGGGCGGCGTGCCCGTCGGCGGCCGCCAGGAGGGCATGCACGTCGGCCCGGCCAGGCAGGCGCAGCTGATCGACGCGCTCGCCGCGGCGCTCGCCGACCCCGACGCGGGCACCGACGTCGGCATCGCAGCCATGGACGAGACGAACCCCGGCACCTTCGCCACGAACTGGGCCGCGTATCCGGGGGCCACCCGCGACAGCCTCGACCGCATGAACGTGCACACCTACGGCACGTCTGGCCGGCTCGTCGTGCGCGACCTGGCCAAGCAGGCCGACACCGACCTCTGGATGAGCGAGATCGAGGGAAGCTGGGTCAACGGCTACGACCCGCTCAACATGGAGAACGGCCTCGGCATCGCCGGCCGCATCATGGACGACCTGCGAGAGTTGGAGCCGAACGCCTGGGTGCTCTGGCAGCCGGTGGAGGACCTCTACAACATGCAGCCGCAGGGCGAGAACCTCAACTGGGGCTCCGTGTTCATCGACCTCGACTGCCAGCCGTACGACGAGGGTGGCACCACCGTCTGGAAGTCCGCGCGGCGCGTCGCCGACGCGGGCGGCGACTCCACCGCGGCGCCGGAGTGCGGCGTCGAGGTGAACTCGAAGTTCAACACCATCCGCAACTTCACCAAGTTCATCCACGAGGGCGACCGCATCATCCCGACCGACGACACCACCAGCACCGCCGCGATCGACGCGGACGGCACCGGCGCGACCATCGTGCACCGCAACACGGCCTCCGGCGCCCAGCAGGTCACGATCGACCTGTCGGGCTTCGGCGACATCGCCGACGGCGCATCCGTGACGCCCTTCGTGACGACCGCCGCCGATTCGGCCGACGACCCGACCGGCAACGCCCTCGTGGAGCAGTCCGCCGTCGCGATCGACCGAGAGGCCCGCACCGCGACGGTCACCGTGCCCGGCAGGTCGGTCACGAGCCTCGTCGTCGACGGCGTCTCGGGGGTGTCGACGGATGCCCCGGGCCTGCGCGACGGCCACGACGTGCAGCTCGTCGGCGCCCAGAGCGGCAAGGCGCTCACCGCGTCCGACGGCTCGGCTGCGACGACCATCACCACCCTCGCGAGCGACGCGGATGCCGCGGCCGCCCAGTCGTGGACCGTCCACGAGGTCGACCCGGGCGAGCGCTCGGCGACCAGACGCGTGGTGCTCGAGACATCCGATGGCCGCGTGCTGGGCGCGACGAGCGCCGGCACCGACCTGCGGGACATCAGTGCGGCGGATGCCTCCGGCTCGGCCGAGACCCGCTGGATCGTGAACACGACCGACGGGCAAGCGTTCTCGCTCGTGAACGAGGCGCTCGCGCAGGCGCTCGACGTCGGCGGCCAGTCGACGGCCGAGAACGCCACGGTCGGGGTCTACGGATCGAACGGCGGAGCGAACCAGGCCTGGCAGCCGCGCGACCTCGCGCTCGTCGACGGCATGACCGTCGCGGCGCGCACGCTCGTCGGCGTCGAGCCCGACCTGCCCGCCACCGTGCTGCCCGCCTACGCGTGGGGAACGGGCGCGGCCGTGCCGGTCGAGTGGACGCTGCCGGACGAGTCGGCGTGGGCCGAGCGCGGCCGCGTCGAGGTGCCGGGCACCGCGACCGACCTGTTCGGGCAGGCGTTCGAGGTGACCGCACTCGTCGACGTCGGTGGGCTGACCGCCAGCGATCCGCGGTCGATCACGGTCGCCGTCGGCGCGAGCGTCGACAGCGTACGCGCGGCGGCGCCCACCACCGTGCCCGCTCGGGTCGGCGCATCGGAGAACGCCTTCGACGTGCCGGTCGAGTGGGACTGGTCGGGCGTCGAGGCATCCGATCTCGTGCAGGTCGGCCAGGTGTCCGTGCCCGGCACGGCGACCGCCGACGGCGACGAGCTCGACGCCCTGCTCACGGTGCTCGTCACCGAGGGCACGCTGCGCAACTTCGCGCCCGACGCGGGCGTGACCGCCTCGGCGAGCTACGCCGAGCCGGGGTACCCGGTCGACCGCACGCGCAACGGCGTGCTGGGAGACAAGGGCTGGTCGAACTGGCGCTCGGGAACGAAGGAGGCGACGAGCACCCTCACCTACGAGTTCGCCGCGCGCGACGTCGAACAGGTGTCGGTGCAGTTCTATCGGGACGGCACGACGAGCTGGGCGCAGACCATGCGGTTCGAGCTGCGCGGCCCCGACGGCACCTGGAACCCGGTGCCCGGGTGGGAGACCGCGCAGCCGGTCGAGTCGCCCGCGAGCGGTGCCCCGACCGTGGTCGCCGAGTTCCCGGCGACGGCCGCCACCGGCATCCGCGTCGTGATGGACGCGTACCCGGCGACGCACCTCATCGTCTCCGAGGTGCAGCTGTACGAATCGGTGGCGTCGCCCGCAGCCGTGAGCACGCTCGCGGCACTGCGCCTCGACGGGGTCGACCTCGACGGGTTCGCGCCCGACGTCACCGAGTACGCGGTGTCGCTCACCGGCGGCCGGCTGCCGGTCGTGCAAGCGGTGCCGGTCGATGAGGACGCGACGGTGAAGGTCGAGCAGGCGGATGCCTCGAACGGCTGGACCGCGCGGATCCGCGTGACGTCCGCCGACGGGTCGAGCACGACCGTCACCGAGGTCGCGATCTCGCGCACCGCGGTGATCGACGGCCTCGCTCTCGCCGAGCGCCCGCGCGTGGGCGACCCGGTCGAGGTGTCGGCGACGCTCGACCCCGCCGAGGGCGAGGTCGCGTACCGCTGGCTGCGCAACGGCGAGCCGATCGACGGTGCGACCGGGCCGAGCTACACGCCGGTCACCAACGACGCGGGCAAGCTGCTCGCCGTCGAGGTCACGCTCTCGGCGCCTGGAGTCGACGCGACCACGGCGACGAGCGACGCGGAGCGCATCGTCGCGGCACTGTCGCGACAGCCCTAGTCGCGAAGCGCGCAGGACCGGGCGGTCGTCGCAGTCGCGGCGGCCGCCCCTCCGCGTCACCCGCGGTCTGCCCGCGCCGTCCCGCGGTCTCCGGCCGAGACCCGTCGAAAGGGTGCGTTCTGAGCCCCGGAAGCGCAGGTTCTCGACGGGTCTCGGAGGCGCGGGACGGCGCGGGCAGGCGCGCGCGGGGTCAGGCCGGCGGCGGTGCCGTGCTCCCGCGCACGACGAGCTCGGTGGGCACGAGCTCCACGTCGTGCAGCTCGCCCTCCTCGACCTCGCGGATGAGCGCCTCGACCGACCGGCGGCCGACCTCGCCGAAGAACTGGCGCACGGTGGTGAGCGGCGGCCAGAAGCTGCGCGCCTCCTCCATGTCGTCGAAGCCGACGACGCTGACCTCGCCGGGCACGTCCCGGCCGGCCTCGTGCATCGCGCGCAGCACGCCGAGCGCCATCTGGTCGTTCCCGGCGAACACGGCGGTCACGTCGGGGTCGGATGCGAGTGCGCGACCGATCTCGTGCCCCGACTCGCTGGTCCAGTCGCCGACGTGCACGGGCGGCACGGGAGCGCCCGCCTCCCGCAGCACCTGCTCCCACGCCTCGCGGCGGTGCACGGCCGAGAACGACGATGCCGGCCCCGCGATGTGGTGCACGGTGCGATGGCCGAGGTCGAGCAGGTGGCGGGTCGCGAGTCGCGCGCCGTGCGCCTGGTCGGTGTCGACCACGGGGAAGCGGTCCTGCGCGTTCGAGTCGACGACCACGACCGGGAGCCCCGGGGGCAACTCGATCTCCCGCTCGTCGAGCAGGTGCGCCTCGACGACCATGATGACGCCGTCGACGGCCTCCTCGCTCAGGCGATCGACCGCCTCCGAGATCTCACCGCCCGTGCGGTGGGGCACGGGGATGAGCGTGATCGAGTAGCCGGCCGCGGCAGCGGCGCTCGCGACCGCGTCGAGCGTGCGCATGTTGCCGAAGCTGGAGAGCGTGAACATGATCACGCCGATGCTGTGGAAGCGGCCGGAGCGGAGGGCGCGGGCCGCGCTGTTCGGCCGATAGCCGAGCCGCTGCATCGCCGCGAGCACGCGGGTGCGCGTCTCGGGGTCGACGTTCTCGCGGCCGTTCGCGACACGGGAGACGGTCTGGCCGGAGACGTTCGCCTCGCGGGCGACGTCGGCCATCGAGACACCGCGGCGGCGAGTCGCCGCCGGGATCGGTGCAGTCATCGTCGCCTCCTCCGGCCCGTCCTCACATCGTAGTGTTCACGATGTTGACGTAAACATGCTACAGTGCGACCACGCGATGTTGACGTAAACATCAGCGAGATGGGAATCACGGATGACAATGACGTCGGAGCGCACGACGACACCGCCGCCGGCCGAACGCACGCCCGGGGCATCCGCTCGACGACCGAGACGCGGCAACCGCAGCGAGTGGAAGGGCCTGGCCTTCACCGCCCCCTTCCTGGTCGTCTTCCTGCTGGTGTTCATCGCACCGGTTGTCTACTCGCTCTTCCTCAGCCTGTTCCGGGAGCAGATCGTCGGCGGCAACGCGTTCGTCGGGCTCGACAACTACGCGCAGCTGCTGCAGGACGAGCAGTTCTGGGAGGGCTTCGGCCGGGTCGTGCTGTTCCTGCTCGTGCAGGTGCCGATCATGCTCGGCCTCGCGCTCGTCGCCGCGCTCGCGATCGACAGCGCACGGCTGCACGCGTCGAACTTCTTCCGCATCGTCGTCTTCCTGCCGTACGCGGTTCCGGCCGTCGTGGCCGTGCTCATGTGGGGCTTCATCTTCGGCGACAAGTTCGGGCTCGTCGCCAACGTCAACGACGCGCTCGGCGGCGACGTGGTCACGCCGTTCGCGGGATCGTGGATCCTCGTGTCGATCGGCAACATCGTCACCTGGGAGTTCGTCGGCTACAACATGCTGATCTTCTACTCCGCGCTGCGGGTGATCCCGACCGACCTCTACGAGGCGGCCGCGATCGACGGTGCCGGCCAGTTCCGCATCGTCCGCGCGATCAAGCTGCCCGCGCTGCGCGGCGCGATCGTCATCGCCACGATCTTCTCCATCATCGGCAGCTTCCAGCTCTTCAACGAGCCGAACATCCTGCGCACGCTCGCCCCGAACGTGATCACGACCTACTTCACCCCCAACATGTACGCCTACAACCTCTCGTTCGCGGGCCAGCAGTACAACTACTCGGCCACCGTCGCCATCGTCATGGGCGTCATCACCGCGGTGATCGCCTACGTCGTGCAACTCCGCGGCTCGCGGAAGGAGGACCGATGACCATCGCGACCGCCAAGCGCCCCGGGACCGGGCGCCCCGCCTCCGCTCGCGATGCACGCCGCCGCGAGATCTCGCCGCTGCGGCCCCGCAAGTCGATCGCGTTCACGCTGCTCATGGTCGTGTTCGCCCTCTACAGCCTCGTGCCGCTCGTCTGGCTCGTCATCAACGCGACCAAGACGCAGGCCGACCTGTTCTCGACCTTCGGCCTCTGGTTCGGCGGCGACTTCGCCCTGTTCTCGAACATCTGGGAGACGCTGACCTACGACGACGGCATCTTCCTCCGCTGGTTCGGCAACACGCTGCTGTACGTCGTCGTCGGCGCCGGCGGCGCGACGCTGCTCGCGACGCTCGCCGGCTACGGCCTGGCGAAGTTCCGCTTCAGGGGCCGGGCCGCGATCTTCGCGGTCGTGCTCGGGGCGATCGCGGTGCCCGGCACCGCGCTCGCCGTGCCGACGTTCCTCATGTTCAGCCAGCTGGGGCTCACCAACACCCCGTGGGCGATCATCATCCCGTCGCTGATCAGCCCCTTCGGGCTGTACCTGATCTGGGTGTACGCGGTCGACTCGGTGCCGAAGGAGCTGCTCGAGGCCGCGCGCATGGACGGGGCAGGCGAGTTCCGCACCTTCTTCACGATCTCGATCCGGCTGCTGGCCCCCGGCATCGTGACGGTGCTGCTGTTCACGGTCGTCGCGACCTGGAACAACTACTTCCTGCCCCTCATCATGCTGAGCGACCCCACCTGGTACCCGCTCACCGTGGGCCTCAACCAGTGGAACGCGCAGGCGACCGGCGTCAGCGCGCAGCCCATCTACCACCTGGTGATCACGGGCTCCCTCCTCACGATCATCCCCATCGTCGTCGCGTTCCTCGGACTCCAGCGGTTCTGGCAGTCGGGGCTCAGCGCCGGGAGCGTCAAGCAGTGACCGGGCGGCACTGCACCGACGCGCACACCCACCGCCCGGCCGGAGCGTCCTGCCCCGGCACCACACCGCAACAACACGGCACAACGAAGTGAAGGGAACTCACATGGCCATCTTCCGCAGCGCTCTCGGGCGCCGGATCACCGTCGCCGCCACGGCGATGCTCGCGGTCGGCGCGCTCGCCGCCTGCTCCACCGGGGGCGACAGCACCTCCGCATCGGGCAGCGCCGACGACCTCGACGCCGCGCTCGAGGCGGGCGGCAGCCTCACCTACTGGAGCTGGACCCCCAGCGCGGAGGCGCAGGTCGCCGCGTTCGAGGAGGCGTACCCGAACGTCGACGTCGAGCTCGTCAACGCGGGCACGAACACCGAGGAGTACACGAAGCTCCAGAACGCGATCAAGGCGGGCTCCGGCGCGCCCGACGTCGTGCAGATCGAGTACTACGCCATTCCGCAGTTCGCGCTGACCGACTCGCTGCTCGACCTGTCGCAGTACGGCCTCGACTCGCTCGAGGACCAGTACAGCGCGTCCACCTGGGGCGCCGTGAACGTCGACGGCGCGCTCGTCGGCCTCCCGCAGGACTCGGGCCCCATGGCGCTGTTCTACAACGCGTCCGTGTTCGACGAGTACGGCATCGAGGTGCCGACCACGTGGGACGAGTACGTCGACGCCGCGCGCGCCCTGAACGAGGCCGACCCGTCGAAGTTCATCACGTCCGACACCGGTGACGCGGGCTTCACCACCAGCATGATCTGGCAGGCCGGCGGCCGCCCGTTCGACGTCTCGGGCACCGACGTCACCATCGACCTCGCCGACGAGGGCACCCAGCAGTGGACCGGCGTCTGGGACCAGCTCGTCGAGGAGGGCCTGCTCTCCGACACCCCCGGCTGGACCGACGAGTGGTACCAGGGCCTCGCCGACGGCTCGATCGCGACCCTCGTGACCGGCGCCTGGATGCCCGGCGTGCTCGAGTCGAGCGTCGCCGACGCGGCGGGCGACTGGCGCGTGGCCCCCATGCCGACCTACGACGGCACCCCGGTGTCGGCCGAGAACGGCGGCGGCGGCCAGTCGGTCACCGCGCAGAGCGAGAACCCGGCCCTCGCCGCGGCGTTCCTGCGCTGGCTGAACAGCGACCCGGAGTCGATCGCGATCTTCCTCGAGTCGGGCGGCTTCCCGTCGACCACGGCCGACCTGGAGGACCCGGAGTTCCTGGCGCTCGAGTCGGACTACTTCGGCGGCCAGCAGATCAACGAGGTGCTCACGCAGGCATCGAAGGACGTCTCGACCGGATGGCAGTACCTGCCGTTCCAGGTCTACGCGAACAGCATCTTCGGTGACACGGTCGGCCAGTCCTACCTGAACCAGGCGCCGCTCGAGGACGGACTCGCCTCCTGGCAGTCGCAGCTCGTCGAGTACGGCAACTCGCAGGGCTTCACGGTCGGCGAGTAGCAGCACACCGTTCGGGGATGGGCCGGCCGGGGCATCCGGCCGGCCCATCCCGCATCATCACTGGAGCATCATGAGCCGCTTCGTCATCGGCCCCACCGACTTCGAGCTCGACGGGCATCCGTTCCGCATCCTCTCGGGCGCCCTGCACTACTTCCGCGTGCACCCCGAGCTCTGGGCCGACCGCATCCGCAAGGCGCGACTGATGGGGCTCAACACCATCGAGACCTACGTGCCGTGGAACCTGCACGAGCCGCGTCGCGGCGAGTGGGCGGCCGGCGACGGGCTCGACCTCGGGCGCTTCCTCGACCTCGTGGCCGCCGAGGGCATGCATGCGATCGTGCGCCCCGGCCCCTACATCTGCGCCGAGTTCGACAACGGCGGGCTGCCCGCGTGGCTGTTCCGCGACCCCGAGGTGGGCGTGCGTCGCAGCGAGCCCCGCTACCTCGACGCCGTCACGGCCTACCTGCGCCGCGTCTACGAGATCGTCGCGCCGCGCCAGGTCGACGAGGGCGGCCCCGTGATCCTCGTGCAGATCGAGAACGAGTACGGCGCGTACGGCTCCGACAAGGCCTACCTGCGGGCGCTCGTCGAGACGACCCGCGCGGCCGGCATCACCGTGCCCCTCAACACCATCGACCAGCCGACCCCGCAGATGCTCGCCGACGGCAGCCTGCCCGGCCTGCACCTGACCGGCTCGTTCGGGTCTCGCACCACGGAGCGGCTCGCGACCCTGCGCGAGTTCCAGCCCACGGGACCCCTCATGTGCATGGAGTTCTGGTGCGGCTGGTTCGACGACTGGGGCTCGCACCACCACACGACGGATGCCGCCGAGTCGGCCGCCGAACTCGACACGCTGCTCGCCGCGGGCGGGTCGGTCAACGTCTACATGTTCCACGGCGGCACGAACTTCGGACTCACCAACGGCGCCAACGACAAGGGCCGCTATGCGCCCATCGCGACCAGCTACGACTACGACGCGCCGCTCGACGAGACCGGGTACCCGACCGAGAAGTACTTCGCGTTCCGCGAGGTGATCGCCCGCTACGCCGAGGTGCCCGCCGAGGTGCCCGAGAGGCGACCGGATGCCCCCGAGCTCGCCGTGCCGCTCCGGCCGGGCCCGCGCCTGCTCGACCTGGCCGACCGGCTGGGCGAGGCATCCGCCCACGACGACCTGCCGACGTTCGACGACCTCGGGCACGACCGCGGGTTCGCGGTGTTCGCCGCCCGCATCGACGGCTCGGGGCCGGGCACGCTCGTGGTCGGCGAGGAGGTGCGCGACCGGGCGTGGGTGCTGCTCGACGGCGAGCCCGTGGGCGTGCTCGCGCGCGACGCGCACGAGCGGGCGATCGCCCTGCCACGTGCGTCGGGCGAGCTCGTCCTCGTGGTCGAGGACCAGGGCAGGGTGAACTACGGCACGCGGATCGGCGAGCACAAGGGGCTGATCGGCGGGGTGACCGTCGACGGCGAGCCGGTGCGTGGCTGGACCGTGCGGCCGCTCGACCTGGGGCGCGTGCCGGGGCTCGTGCCGACCGACCGCTCGGGTGGGCCGGGTGCGCTCGAGGCCGACGCCGTGCCGGACGGGCCACGTGAGCGGGTGACGGGCCCGGGTGCTCCCGCGCCCGGTGGCGGCCCGCGGTTCGCGACGGCCGAGTTCGCGCTCGACGCGCCCGCAGACCTCTACCTCGACACCGCCGACTGGGGCAAGGGCGTCGTCTGGGTCAACGGCTTCCTGCTCGGCCGCTACTGGCGGCGCGGTCCGCAGCGGACCCTCGTGGTGCCCGGTCCGGTGACGCGCGCCGGCGCGAACGAACTCGTGGTGCTGGAGTTCGAGGCGTTGGCGGAGACATCCGCTCGCTTCGTCGCCCACCCCGAGCTCGGCCACACCGAGATCTGAGGGCGCCGCCCCTGGGGGTGGGGTCGCTTTTCAGGAGGCCGGATCGGCTGCCTGCACAGATCGGCGTGAGGCACCCTGATCGCGCAACGCCAGTGCGCAGACGGCCACCCCGCGCATGTTCCTGCTCCCGGTCGCGCCGGGGCTCCTGAAAGGCGACACCACCCCCGGACGTACGCGCCGGAGCCCGGTCGGGTCAGCCCGCGGCGGACGCGACCGCGCGGCGCACGTCCTCGGCGACGAGGTCGGCGTTGATCGCCGTGCCTGCGAGCGAGCCCGACGACATCGCCCACGGCACCGACGACTTCGCCGAGACGACGTTGCCGGCGGCGTACAGCCCGCGCACGCTGGTCTGGCCGGCGTCGTCGAGCAGTGCCCAGTTCACGCCGGACTCGCGCATGGTGCGGGCGAACAGCCCGCGCAGCACGCCATCGTTCGGCACCGCCTTCGGGGCCACGAACAGCACGTCGACGGCCCGCTCGGAACCATCGGCGAAGCGGATGCCGGCGAGCCGACCCTCCGCATCGGCGACGACCCGCTCGATCTCGCGCTCGTCGAGCGCGATGTCGCACGCGTCGAGCTCCGCGCGCACGCGATCGAGCACCGCCGCGCCGTTGGCGTACAGGGTGACGTCGGCCGCGACCTGGCGCATGAGCTGCGCCTGGTGCGTGTCGACGCGCGCGCCCGCGAGCACCGCGACGCGCTCGTCGCGCACCTCCCACCCGTCGCAGTACGGGCACATGACGACGCCGCGCCCCCACTGCTCGGCGAGGCCCGGCACGTCGGGCAGTTCGTCGACGAGCCCGGTCGCGACGAGGAGGCGCCGCGCGGTGTAGCGCTCGCCGGAGTCGAGCACGACCTCGAAGCCGGGCACCTCGTCGTCGAGCTGCGCGGCGGAGGCGACGGCGCCCGACTCGATCGTCACGTCGTAGCGGGTGAGTTCCGCGCGGCCGGCGGCGAGCAGGTCGGCGGGGGAGGTGTGGTCGCGTCCGAGCACGCCGTGCATGTGTCCGGCCGGCCCGTTGCGCGGCGCGCCGGCGTCGACCACGAGCACGCGGCGGCGCGAGCGCCCGAGCATGAGCGCGGCGCTGAGGCCGGCGGCCCCGCCGCCTATGACGATGACGTCCCAGTCGTGGCGCTGCGGCGCCGAGGCATCCGTCACGGGGTCCTCCCTGTGGTGTGCGGTCGGGCACGTCGGCCCCCGCCCGCGCGGGTGCGCAGGTCGTGGCCACGGCCCTCGTATTCCACAGTATTCGCACCAGCAGGAGGTCGGGCCGGTCGGGGGACGGAACACGCGGCGAACGGGGCGATCCGGGCGGCCGGGCGGTCAGGTGAGGGGGCGACGGAGCGGGTGCGGGCGGTCAGGTGAGGGGGCGACGGAGCGGGTGCGGGCGTCGGCGGCGTGTGCGAGGCTGGCCGCATGCCGGAGTCGCCGGAGGTGCAGGCGCTCGCCGAGGAACTCGGCGCGCGGCTGGCCGGGCGCACGCTGGTCGACGCCGACGTGCTCGAATTCCGCGTGCAGAAGACGCGGGCGCGGCCACTGTCGGCGCTCGTCGGCGCGCAGGTCGCCGGCGTCGCCCGCCACGGCAAGCTGCTCGACCTCGCGTTCGCGAGCGGTGCCCACCTGGTCGTCTCGCTCGGCCGGCACGGTTGGGCGAGATGGGCGGCCGCGGGCGCCTCGGTGCCGGCGGATGCCACCGAGGTGACGGATGCCACCGAGGTGACGGATGCCAGCGAGGTGACGGATGCCGGCGATGCGACGGATGCCCCGGCTGCACGCGACGCCGATGCGGCACGCCCGCCGGAGG
It contains:
- a CDS encoding NAD(P)/FAD-dependent oxidoreductase, which codes for MTDASAPQRHDWDVIVIGGGAAGLSAALMLGRSRRRVLVVDAGAPRNGPAGHMHGVLGRDHTSPADLLAAGRAELTRYDVTIESGAVASAAQLDDEVPGFEVVLDSGERYTARRLLVATGLVDELPDVPGLAEQWGRGVVMCPYCDGWEVRDERVAVLAGARVDTHQAQLMRQVAADVTLYANGAAVLDRVRAELDACDIALDEREIERVVADAEGRLAGIRFADGSERAVDVLFVAPKAVPNDGVLRGLFARTMRESGVNWALLDDAGQTSVRGLYAAGNVVSAKSSVPWAMSSGSLAGTAINADLVAEDVRRAVASAAG